GGCAATGCTTGGTGCCATTTTGATTCCTTTTTGCATTAAAGCGTTCACCCCAGTGACCACTGAACCTGAGCTTTTCGTGCTCATGATCGCGGTATTTTTTATCTCTAAGCGTTACTTACCACGTTACGCCATGATGTTATTGCTCATTGCTGGGATTGGCGCGGCTGTGGTGTCAGGTTCGTTCACTGGTCAAGTAATTTCACTGAGCGTAGCCACGCCATTATGGGTTATGCCAGTGTTTGACTGGTCTGCCATTATCAACCTGAGTTTGCCTTTATATATAATTACTATGCTATCGCAGAATTTACCGGGTTTTGCCATGTTACGTAGTTATGATTACCAACTGTCTGCCAAACCGGTATTTATTGGCTCTGGTGTTATTAACATGCTGGCTGCCCCTTTTGGTGGTTTTAGTTTGAATCTTGCGGCGATTTCAGCGGCAATTTGCATGAATGAAGATGTAGATCCCGACCATTCAAAACGTTATCGCTCGGCAATGTGGGCTGGGGTGTTTTTTATCATCGCGGGATTATGGGCGACAGCGGTTGTAACGATTTTCCTTGCGTTACCAAAAGAGGTTTCCAATATTCTGGCAGGATTAGCACTGCTAGGAACTTTGTTGATGTGCATGCAAAGTGCCTTTTCCGACGAAAGCTTACGTGAGTCCTCTTTATATACGTTTTTGGTGACTTTGTCGGGTATCACCTTGTTCGGGATTGGCTCAACACTGTGGGGCTTGATTGCTGGGCTTGTACATAAAAAGCTGATGAGGAAGTAAAGCAAAAGGGTCGATGCGAATTATTTAAAATAAAGATCTAGCTTTAAACTAGATCTTTATTTATTTCAATTACATCGAGCTTACATTTGCAAATCGATGTTGGGGTTCAATATCCATTTCCCAATCGAGAATATTTTGTTCTTCGGCTAGTTCATAGATGGTTTTCTGGCTTAGGCTATTAACGATTTTCGCGGCTCGCCATGCAGCTAAACTGAGCTGGGGCTCGGCAATGCCATGGTTATGAGTACCGGAATTTACAATGTAAATACGGTTGTTCTGCATTCCTTTCCATTGCAAACAATAATCACGACTGAGCACTAATCGGTTATGTTGGTCGGTGATCATGAGTGGTTTTAAATGATCTAAACACGCAGGAAGGTCATGAGTAAAGCCGGTGCAAAGAATAACAACGTCTGCTTTTATCGTCGCGACTTGTTGGGTAAGCCCATGCTGGATATCTAATTGATACTCTCCATTTCTATATTGACTTGATATTAAGCTCTGATGGGGTTTAATTGACCACCATTTAGGGTTTCGTAATACATATTTGTCGTGATAGAGACGTTGATATAACCCATTTAAACAATCTGAAGTGACACCGTCACTTGCAAGTTTTTGATGGGAGACTTCACGCTGTTTATTCTTTTGATCTAGCTGGTAAAACTGATTGACGTAATCCGGCATGAAATAT
The Vibrio gangliei genome window above contains:
- a CDS encoding benzoate/H(+) symporter BenE family transporter; its protein translation is MSEKVLSETKSPWLNISHISSGFTAVLVGYTSSVVIIIQAATAAGASPLHIASWLLVLGLTVGMTSIVYSWHYKIPVLMSWSTPGAAMLVAAVGQYHLPQVIGAFIISGLLIFLTGLISPLSRLLEKIPTQLATAMLGAILIPFCIKAFTPVTTEPELFVLMIAVFFISKRYLPRYAMMLLLIAGIGAAVVSGSFTGQVISLSVATPLWVMPVFDWSAIINLSLPLYIITMLSQNLPGFAMLRSYDYQLSAKPVFIGSGVINMLAAPFGGFSLNLAAISAAICMNEDVDPDHSKRYRSAMWAGVFFIIAGLWATAVVTIFLALPKEVSNILAGLALLGTLLMCMQSAFSDESLRESSLYTFLVTLSGITLFGIGSTLWGLIAGLVHKKLMRK